From a single Nostoc sp. MS1 genomic region:
- the lhgO gene encoding L-2-hydroxyglutarate oxidase, protein MYDFAIIGGGIVGLSTGMALGKRYPQARILVLEKESQWAFHQTGNNSGVIHSGIYYKPGSFKAKFCRDGRDSMVQFCQEYGIDHDVCGKVIVATDEQELPRLENLYQRGLENNIEVKRISPEEVKEIEPHVSCVGGIRVFSTGIVNYKQVCLKYAELIQQQGGELRLNTKVLKISPSGKHHVLETNNGNFETRFVINCAGLHSDRIAKLGGVQPQAKIVPFRGEYYELTPEKRYLVKTLIYPVPNPEFPFLGVHFTKMIDGSVHAGPNAVLSLKREGYTKTDFDLKDFAEVMTYPGFWKLAAKHADEGIQEIIRSFSKAAFTRSLQKLIPEVQAEDLVPTHAGVRAQALMDDGKLVDDFYIVPGNNSIHVCNAPSPAATSSLEIGKAIAAQIAQHSDMPAVVS, encoded by the coding sequence ATGTACGATTTTGCCATTATCGGTGGGGGAATAGTTGGGCTGTCTACAGGGATGGCTTTGGGTAAGCGTTATCCCCAAGCACGGATTTTAGTATTAGAGAAGGAAAGTCAGTGGGCTTTTCACCAAACAGGTAATAATAGTGGGGTAATACACTCTGGTATTTATTATAAGCCTGGGAGTTTTAAAGCGAAATTCTGCCGTGATGGTAGAGACTCAATGGTACAATTTTGCCAAGAATATGGCATAGACCATGATGTCTGCGGTAAGGTGATTGTGGCAACTGATGAGCAAGAACTACCACGCCTAGAAAACCTCTACCAACGCGGTTTAGAAAATAACATAGAAGTTAAAAGAATTAGCCCCGAAGAAGTTAAGGAAATTGAACCTCACGTTAGTTGTGTAGGTGGTATCCGGGTTTTCTCCACTGGCATTGTTAATTATAAACAAGTTTGCTTAAAATACGCCGAGTTGATTCAACAACAAGGTGGAGAGTTACGCCTAAACACCAAAGTACTGAAGATTTCCCCCAGTGGTAAACATCACGTACTAGAAACTAATAACGGTAACTTTGAAACCCGTTTTGTGATCAATTGTGCCGGATTGCATAGCGATCGCATTGCTAAATTAGGTGGAGTACAACCCCAGGCAAAAATCGTACCCTTCCGGGGAGAATATTACGAACTCACCCCCGAAAAACGCTATTTGGTCAAAACTCTCATTTATCCGGTTCCTAACCCCGAATTTCCCTTCTTAGGTGTTCATTTCACCAAGATGATTGACGGGAGTGTCCACGCTGGGCCGAATGCAGTTCTTAGCCTCAAGCGCGAAGGTTACACCAAAACCGACTTCGACCTCAAAGACTTTGCTGAGGTCATGACATACCCTGGTTTTTGGAAACTCGCCGCCAAACACGCCGACGAAGGTATCCAAGAAATCATCCGTTCCTTTAGCAAAGCAGCTTTTACCAGAAGTTTGCAAAAACTGATTCCTGAAGTCCAAGCCGAGGATTTAGTTCCCACCCATGCAGGAGTACGCGCCCAAGCTTTAATGGATGATGGCAAACTTGTAGACGACTTTTACATCGTCCCTGGTAACAACTCCATTCATGTCTGCAATGCACCCTCACCAGCCGCGACATCTTCCTTAGAAATAGGAAAAGCGATCGCTGCACAAATCGCCCAACACTCAGATATGCCAGCAGTCGTCAGTTAG
- a CDS encoding glycosyltransferase family 8 protein, which produces MPVALQQPLVLVCAADNNYAMPLAVTIRSAIANFRSDCPVALYILDGGISQTNKRKITRSLDSKQVEINWTRLDDTLFTNLPLYSHLTISSYYRLCIPEVVPKHFDKAIYLDSDLVVIGDLEQLWNIDIGDNYVLAVQDDHQLYMSLAHSWKTYQELGISPDAKYFNSGVLVIDLKKWRSENIGIKVLEYIKRGNLLNDQDGLNLVLAGKWGELHPQWNQMPRIYDYPSWQESPFTEEVYNELLHQPYIVHYTTIPKPWYAGLRHESTHPKKDLFFQYLDMTAWAGWRDTLIRRVSRKFLKFALVNKSKL; this is translated from the coding sequence ATGCCAGTTGCATTACAACAGCCACTTGTACTCGTATGTGCTGCTGATAATAACTATGCAATGCCTCTTGCTGTGACGATTCGTTCAGCCATAGCAAATTTCCGAAGCGATTGCCCTGTCGCCTTGTATATCCTAGATGGTGGTATTAGTCAGACTAACAAACGCAAGATTACGCGATCGCTTGACTCAAAACAAGTTGAGATTAATTGGACTAGGCTAGACGATACCCTATTTACCAATTTGCCATTGTATAGCCACTTAACAATCTCTAGCTACTATCGGCTTTGCATTCCTGAAGTTGTCCCAAAACACTTTGATAAAGCAATTTATCTAGATAGTGATCTGGTAGTGATCGGAGATTTAGAACAGCTATGGAACATCGATATAGGAGATAACTATGTTTTAGCAGTTCAGGATGATCACCAATTGTATATGTCCTTGGCTCATTCCTGGAAAACCTATCAAGAGTTGGGAATTTCTCCTGATGCTAAATACTTTAACTCAGGAGTGTTAGTTATAGATTTGAAAAAGTGGCGCAGTGAGAATATAGGCATAAAGGTTCTTGAATATATAAAAAGAGGCAACCTGCTTAACGATCAAGATGGACTCAACTTAGTTCTTGCAGGCAAATGGGGTGAACTTCATCCGCAATGGAATCAAATGCCCAGGATATATGACTATCCATCTTGGCAAGAAAGTCCTTTTACCGAAGAAGTCTATAACGAGCTACTCCATCAACCTTACATTGTTCACTATACAACCATTCCTAAACCCTGGTATGCAGGATTGCGGCATGAGTCTACTCACCCTAAAAAAGATTTATTCTTTCAATATCTTGACATGACAGCTTGGGCAGGCTGGCGTGATACTTTGATACGCCGAGTGAGTAGAAAATTTTTGAAATTCGCATTAGTGAATAAATCCAAACTATAA
- a CDS encoding NAD-dependent epimerase/dehydratase family protein: MKILVTGTEGYLGCLLPSLLIKRGHEVIGVDTGFYKVGWLYNGTEITAKTLNKDIRHITPEDLAGVEAIVHMAELSNDPTGQLSPNITYDINHLGSVRLANLAKTMGVRRFVYMSSCSVYGVATEGDVTEESPVNPQTAYAECKTLVERDVTLLADDDFSPTFMRNATAFGASPRMRFDIVLNNLSGLAWTTKEIKMTSDGTPWRPLVHALDICKAIVCALEAPRDIVHNQVFNVGDTGNNYRVKEIAQIIAENFPGCKLSFGNNGADNRSYRVSFEKINTILPGFKCDWDAQKGARQLFDLFSQIDMTEDTFLFRGFTRLKQLEYLIRTEQINQDFFWNIK; this comes from the coding sequence ATGAAGATTTTAGTAACTGGAACTGAAGGTTATCTTGGTTGTTTATTACCTTCTCTATTAATCAAACGCGGACACGAAGTTATTGGCGTAGATACTGGTTTTTACAAAGTAGGTTGGCTATACAACGGTACTGAAATTACTGCCAAAACTCTTAACAAAGATATCCGCCACATCACCCCCGAAGATTTGGCAGGTGTAGAAGCAATAGTTCACATGGCGGAGCTATCCAACGATCCTACTGGACAATTATCGCCAAATATCACCTACGACATCAACCATTTAGGTTCAGTACGTCTCGCTAACCTAGCTAAAACAATGGGTGTACGGCGCTTCGTCTATATGTCTTCCTGTAGTGTTTACGGTGTAGCTACAGAAGGCGATGTGACAGAAGAATCTCCAGTTAATCCCCAAACAGCCTACGCAGAATGCAAAACCCTCGTAGAACGAGATGTCACACTCCTAGCTGATGATGACTTCTCTCCCACCTTCATGCGGAACGCCACAGCTTTTGGTGCTTCTCCTAGAATGCGCTTTGATATTGTTTTGAACAACCTATCCGGCTTGGCTTGGACTACCAAAGAAATCAAAATGACCAGCGATGGTACACCTTGGCGGCCATTAGTCCACGCTTTAGATATCTGCAAAGCCATTGTTTGTGCTTTAGAAGCACCCCGCGATATTGTACATAACCAAGTCTTTAACGTTGGTGACACAGGTAATAACTACCGCGTTAAAGAAATTGCCCAGATTATTGCTGAAAATTTCCCAGGATGTAAATTGTCTTTTGGTAATAACGGTGCGGATAACCGCAGCTATCGCGTATCTTTTGAAAAAATCAACACCATCCTACCTGGGTTTAAGTGTGATTGGGATGCACAAAAAGGTGCAAGACAATTATTTGATTTATTCAGTCAAATAGATATGACAGAAGATACCTTTTTGTTTAGAGGTTTTACACGCTTAAAACAATTAGAATACCTCATTCGTACTGAACAAATAAACCAAGATTTCTTCTGGAATATTAAGTAA
- a CDS encoding glycosyltransferase family 2 protein, with protein MNKLLTISLPTYNRAKLLDKQLAWLANAIKGFESECEIIISDNCSEDNTPEIIKKWQMALPNTTFHANRHSKNLGVMRNIAYCLNAATSKYVWTISDDDRIEDTAIPYLIKTLKESANLSLLILNFSCRHEVTGELLYPNCYQIQEEVDESDGKVAFERCIQENRSGVQLMSAQVYRTDLAKLALKTWADGVNNLDYQVYLTGFCAFHGNVRISKDTYLENAFGASHWMVKPKMLLKMQYTYSPEVNIKLREIGYSSTFCRNLILEHFNHNNWRVLLGALRRWPILALTTAIPYFGLVSISVLETVISSKEGNPQEIINSTSSKS; from the coding sequence ATGAATAAATTACTAACAATTTCTCTTCCTACTTATAACCGTGCTAAATTACTTGATAAACAACTTGCATGGTTAGCTAACGCCATCAAAGGTTTTGAATCTGAATGTGAAATTATTATTTCCGATAATTGTTCAGAAGATAATACTCCTGAGATAATTAAAAAATGGCAGATGGCTTTGCCAAATACTACCTTTCATGCTAACAGACATAGTAAAAATCTAGGAGTAATGAGAAACATTGCTTATTGCTTAAATGCCGCAACAAGCAAATATGTTTGGACAATTAGTGATGATGATAGAATTGAAGACACAGCGATTCCTTATCTTATCAAGACATTAAAAGAATCAGCTAATTTAAGTCTACTAATTCTCAACTTTTCTTGCCGTCATGAAGTAACAGGCGAATTATTGTACCCAAACTGTTATCAAATCCAAGAAGAAGTAGATGAGTCTGACGGTAAAGTTGCTTTTGAGCGCTGCATTCAAGAAAATCGCTCTGGTGTACAACTAATGTCAGCCCAAGTATATAGAACAGACTTGGCAAAACTTGCCTTAAAAACCTGGGCTGATGGAGTAAATAACTTAGACTATCAAGTATATTTAACCGGCTTCTGTGCTTTTCATGGTAATGTCAGAATCAGCAAAGATACTTATCTAGAAAATGCTTTTGGTGCTAGTCATTGGATGGTTAAACCAAAAATGCTGCTGAAGATGCAGTATACATATTCACCAGAAGTAAATATCAAGCTTAGAGAAATAGGCTATTCCAGTACTTTTTGCAGAAACTTGATTTTAGAACATTTTAACCATAATAATTGGCGAGTTCTATTAGGAGCTTTAAGAAGATGGCCAATTCTCGCTTTAACTACAGCAATTCCTTACTTTGGATTAGTCAGTATATCAGTTTTAGAAACTGTTATTTCATCTAAAGAAGGAAATCCTCAAGAAATCATTAACTCTACGAGTAGCAAAAGCTAA
- a CDS encoding phytanoyl-CoA dioxygenase → MLNTIKDKIEAINSEVAYRAKLLHHAQKLPAIEPRDRHIVDALKKDAVCITTLEELGFETTPQLLKASHTILPTMGTGEYKDSDENYPEIYTVTHIPAFHNWGKEQRLLNVLENYIGLPVAYHGVQIRKDFINANQFSTMLWHRDSEDRRIVKIIIYLNDVEKDQGPFEYVPASLTSIDNLNFYRLYPKIHKSGINDEQLNKIVPKSAWKSCTGPAGTVIIADTQRLLHHGTVRTQERSTLFFAYTANPAKRPGLCTQYWDDTFPKPNIDKLPV, encoded by the coding sequence ATGTTGAACACAATTAAAGATAAAATAGAAGCAATCAATTCAGAGGTTGCTTATAGAGCCAAACTCTTGCACCACGCTCAAAAATTACCTGCAATTGAACCACGCGATCGCCACATTGTTGATGCCCTAAAAAAAGATGCAGTTTGTATTACTACACTTGAAGAATTAGGGTTCGAAACTACACCGCAACTCCTCAAAGCTTCCCATACCATATTACCCACAATGGGAACAGGTGAGTACAAAGATTCAGACGAAAATTACCCAGAAATTTATACAGTTACTCACATACCCGCTTTTCATAACTGGGGAAAAGAACAAAGATTATTGAACGTTCTTGAAAACTATATTGGTCTTCCTGTTGCCTATCACGGCGTACAAATTCGCAAAGACTTTATCAATGCCAATCAATTCAGTACAATGTTATGGCATAGAGATTCAGAAGATCGTCGCATTGTCAAAATCATTATTTACTTAAATGATGTAGAAAAAGATCAGGGGCCTTTTGAATATGTACCTGCATCTTTAACATCCATTGATAACCTGAATTTCTATCGACTTTATCCTAAAATACATAAGTCAGGGATTAATGATGAACAATTAAATAAAATCGTTCCCAAATCAGCTTGGAAGTCATGCACAGGCCCAGCCGGAACAGTCATTATTGCTGATACCCAAAGACTTTTACATCACGGTACAGTCCGTACACAAGAGCGTTCCACGCTATTTTTCGCCTACACTGCTAACCCAGCCAAACGCCCAGGACTTTGTACTCAATATTGGGATGATACTTTTCCCAAACCAAATATTGATAAACTTCCTGTTTAG
- the rfbC gene encoding dTDP-4-dehydrorhamnose 3,5-epimerase, producing the protein MIFTTTALKDAYIIDLEEKPDHRGFFARTFCANEFAAHGLKPVVAQCNLSYNFKKGTLRGMHYQLQPAAETKLIRCIKGAIYDVIIDMRPESPTFLSHIGVELTADNRRALYVPEMFAHGYQALTDDAEVVYQVGEFYTPGYEKGLRYNDPFFNIEWPLEVTVISEKDANWPLLETLPIGSPDPVEAFC; encoded by the coding sequence ATGATTTTTACAACTACAGCACTCAAAGATGCTTATATTATTGACCTAGAAGAAAAGCCAGATCATCGTGGTTTCTTTGCCAGAACTTTTTGCGCTAATGAATTTGCTGCACATGGTTTAAAACCCGTAGTTGCTCAGTGTAACCTTTCTTATAATTTTAAAAAAGGCACACTACGAGGTATGCACTATCAACTGCAACCAGCCGCAGAAACAAAATTAATTCGCTGTATTAAAGGTGCTATCTACGACGTAATTATTGATATGCGTCCCGAATCACCAACATTTTTATCACACATCGGCGTAGAACTAACTGCCGATAACCGTCGTGCTTTATATGTACCAGAAATGTTCGCTCATGGTTATCAAGCCCTCACCGATGATGCAGAAGTAGTATATCAAGTAGGCGAATTTTATACACCAGGATACGAAAAAGGATTACGCTACAACGACCCATTTTTTAACATTGAATGGCCTCTAGAAGTAACAGTAATTTCTGAAAAAGATGCCAACTGGCCTCTGTTAGAAACGTTACCAATTGGTAGCCCAGATCCGGTAGAAGCTTTTTGTTAG
- a CDS encoding NAD(P)H-dependent oxidoreductase has product MIIIDNALKARAAAGNPVKVGMIGAGFMGRGIANQIINSVPGMELVAISNRSIDGAKRAYIEAGIEDINVVDSVSELESAIAQGKYAITEDAKLICQADGIDAIIEVTGAVEFGAHVVMEAIAHRKHIIMMNAELDGTIGPILKVYADKAGVILSACDGDQPGVQMNLYRFVKSIGLTPLLCGNIKGLQDPYRNPTTQEGFAKRWGQKAHMVTSFADGSKISFEQAIVANATGMKVAKRGMLGYDFTGHVDEMTNMYDVEQLKELGGIVDYVVGAKPGPGIYVFATHDDPKQCHYLNLYKLGEGPLYSFYTPYHLCHFEVPLSVARAVLFQDAVMAPLAGPLVDVVTTAKIDLKAGETLDGIGYYMTYGQCENSDIVQQQKLLPMGLAEGCRLKRDIPKDQVLTYDDVELPEGRLCDQLRAEQDKYFAPERVLVTVS; this is encoded by the coding sequence ATGATTATTATTGATAACGCTCTCAAAGCTCGTGCTGCTGCGGGTAATCCTGTGAAAGTGGGAATGATTGGTGCTGGTTTTATGGGTCGAGGTATTGCCAATCAAATCATTAATTCGGTTCCAGGGATGGAATTGGTTGCTATTTCTAACCGCAGTATTGATGGTGCGAAACGCGCTTATATAGAAGCAGGAATCGAAGATATTAACGTTGTAGACTCTGTGAGCGAATTGGAAAGTGCGATCGCTCAAGGTAAGTATGCTATCACCGAAGATGCTAAACTAATCTGCCAAGCTGATGGTATTGACGCAATTATCGAAGTTACTGGGGCTGTAGAGTTTGGCGCTCATGTGGTGATGGAAGCGATCGCCCATCGCAAGCATATCATTATGATGAATGCAGAACTCGATGGTACTATCGGCCCCATCCTCAAAGTCTATGCAGATAAAGCTGGTGTGATTCTCAGCGCGTGTGATGGCGACCAGCCAGGGGTACAGATGAATCTTTACCGCTTCGTCAAAAGCATTGGTCTGACTCCCCTATTGTGCGGTAACATCAAAGGCTTACAAGACCCCTATCGCAACCCCACCACTCAAGAAGGCTTTGCCAAACGTTGGGGACAAAAGGCCCACATGGTAACAAGCTTTGCTGATGGTAGCAAAATTTCCTTTGAGCAGGCGATCGTTGCTAACGCCACAGGTATGAAAGTCGCCAAGCGGGGGATGCTGGGCTATGACTTCACCGGACATGTGGATGAAATGACCAACATGTACGATGTGGAACAACTCAAGGAACTAGGCGGTATTGTTGATTATGTCGTCGGTGCAAAACCCGGCCCTGGCATATACGTCTTCGCCACCCACGACGACCCCAAACAATGCCACTACCTCAACCTCTACAAATTAGGTGAAGGCCCTCTCTATAGCTTCTACACACCATACCACCTCTGCCATTTTGAAGTTCCCTTATCTGTAGCCCGTGCAGTCCTGTTCCAAGATGCTGTGATGGCTCCCCTAGCAGGCCCCCTAGTAGATGTAGTGACTACAGCCAAAATTGACCTCAAAGCCGGCGAAACCCTAGATGGTATTGGCTACTATATGACCTATGGACAATGTGAAAATTCTGATATTGTCCAACAGCAAAAACTCTTACCTATGGGTCTTGCTGAAGGCTGCCGCTTGAAACGCGACATTCCTAAAGATCAAGTGCTTACCTACGATGATGTAGAACTACCCGAAGGCAGACTTTGTGACCAACTAAGAGCAGAACAAGATAAATATTTTGCTCCAGAAAGAGTGTTAGTAACTGTTAGCTAA
- a CDS encoding glycosyltransferase: protein MKVALVHDYLTQRGGAERVFELLCKRYPDADIFTSLYDPQKTIDMGERIVNTTFLQKVPGAAKYFRLMAPFYFPAFRSLDLQDYDLIISSSTSFAKAVRKRPGAKHICFCHNVTRFLWDTETYLREYSDYRYLSPLIEKVFQLMRDVDMKYAQEPDIYIANSSIVARRIEKIYGKQAIMINYPIDTSNFVFSDTKDEYYLASARMISYKRLDIIVEAFNWLGWPLIISGDGPERERLQSKALDNIQFVGHVSDSRRKELFSKAKSIIVAALEDYGLVPVEANASGTPVVAFGAGGVLDTQIHGKTGVFFNRQTPESLQMALLESGEITWNYENIRNHAVNNFSEPVFFSKVERIIDQTCSLN from the coding sequence ATGAAAGTTGCTCTAGTTCATGATTACCTAACCCAACGCGGGGGAGCAGAACGAGTATTTGAACTGCTTTGCAAACGCTATCCCGATGCAGATATTTTTACATCATTATATGACCCGCAAAAAACCATCGATATGGGTGAGCGGATAGTCAACACAACATTCCTACAAAAAGTTCCTGGTGCAGCTAAATATTTTAGACTAATGGCTCCCTTTTATTTTCCTGCTTTTCGATCCTTGGATTTACAAGACTACGATTTAATTATTAGTAGCAGTACCAGCTTTGCGAAAGCAGTGCGTAAAAGACCGGGTGCTAAACACATTTGCTTCTGCCATAACGTTACCCGCTTCTTGTGGGATACAGAAACGTATTTAAGAGAATATAGCGATTATAGATATCTATCACCATTAATCGAAAAAGTATTTCAATTAATGCGTGATGTTGACATGAAATACGCTCAAGAACCTGATATTTACATCGCCAATTCTAGCATTGTTGCTCGTCGGATTGAAAAGATTTACGGCAAACAAGCAATAATGATTAATTATCCAATTGATACCAGCAACTTCGTTTTTTCGGATACTAAAGACGAATATTACTTAGCATCAGCACGGATGATTAGTTACAAACGTCTCGATATCATAGTTGAGGCTTTTAACTGGCTAGGGTGGCCGTTAATCATATCTGGTGACGGCCCAGAAAGAGAAAGATTACAATCCAAAGCCTTAGATAATATCCAGTTTGTTGGGCATGTCAGTGATAGCAGACGTAAAGAATTATTCTCCAAAGCCAAATCTATCATCGTAGCGGCTTTAGAAGACTATGGTTTAGTGCCTGTAGAGGCTAATGCCAGTGGAACGCCAGTTGTAGCTTTTGGTGCAGGCGGAGTTTTAGATACTCAAATACATGGCAAGACTGGAGTGTTTTTTAACAGACAAACCCCAGAATCTTTACAAATGGCTTTATTAGAGTCCGGAGAAATCACTTGGAATTATGAAAATATTCGTAATCATGCAGTGAATAATTTTTCCGAGCCAGTGTTTTTTAGTAAAGTTGAACGAATTATTGACCAAACTTGTAGTCTTAATTAA
- a CDS encoding GumC family protein yields the protein MVQTNLSTNINTLDSELSYGKIFSVFLRRSPWFLMGFLTTIAIAGLMTARTKPTYKSTMQLLVEPNYQGKKEGGNSETQFLEPDIQIDTATQLNLMQSTGLIQKAVSKLQSEYPDITVADIRNALALSQLRTKEDNLATKIFQVEYTANDPERTQKVLSAVRQVYVEYNKQQQDNRLKKGLQVIREQLSKASEEVNAAEANLQRFRRNQNLIDPEAQAKALEDSLNTIEQERRTTRSAYEEALAKQKSLEEQLNRSPKNALVTSRLSQSVRYQSLLNEIQKTELLLAQERLRFTDETPSVQKLKEQLGSQKELLQQEVSRTLGVKSADGFNATEPLLEQGQFGQIDLTLAGQLVDTQTTIVSLTARDQTLAQKENQLRLEIKRFPPLLAYYNRIQPQLQFSRERLEQLLRAEQQLRQELAKGGFNWEVVEEPQLGMKLGPNLQQNLMLGAVVGLMLGGIAAFIREASDDSVHTTAELEKQAALPLLGATPKLPPAKTRDSVIKLPFGKPEVLGPWTVEVLRSSIRWESLDLIYKNIELLNSVSSLKSLMITSPMFDRGKSGLALGLAMSAARLHKRVLLIDANLRDPSLHEHLNLPNEQGLSTLLASEVTLPEQISVHNVGSAYIDILTAGPSPSDSANLLSSPRMKQLMAAFEENYDVVIIDAPPVIGLVDALLTGSSCRSVVMVASIGKVTRNQIAQATAMLSKLNLIGVVANGVSTSNSTYVPYAREYRFALEQAVEK from the coding sequence GTGGTTCAAACTAATCTAAGTACAAATATAAACACCCTTGATTCAGAACTAAGCTATGGCAAAATTTTTTCAGTTTTTCTGCGTAGGTCTCCTTGGTTCTTGATGGGATTTTTAACAACAATTGCCATAGCAGGATTGATGACGGCTAGGACAAAACCTACTTACAAAAGCACAATGCAATTGTTGGTAGAACCCAACTATCAAGGTAAGAAAGAGGGAGGAAATTCAGAAACTCAATTTCTAGAACCAGATATACAAATAGACACTGCTACTCAACTCAACTTAATGCAGAGTACAGGATTGATTCAAAAAGCAGTGTCTAAATTGCAATCGGAATATCCAGATATTACTGTAGCTGATATTAGAAATGCCTTGGCATTAAGCCAACTGAGGACAAAAGAAGATAATCTTGCTACTAAAATTTTTCAGGTAGAATATACTGCTAATGATCCTGAACGGACTCAAAAAGTCCTCAGTGCTGTTCGCCAAGTCTATGTGGAATATAACAAACAGCAACAGGATAATCGCCTCAAAAAAGGTCTACAAGTCATTAGAGAACAGTTGAGCAAAGCTAGCGAAGAAGTAAATGCAGCTGAAGCCAACTTACAACGGTTCCGCAGAAACCAGAACCTCATTGACCCAGAAGCGCAAGCAAAGGCTCTAGAAGATTCTTTGAATACTATTGAGCAGGAACGGCGTACTACTCGTTCTGCTTATGAAGAAGCTTTAGCAAAGCAAAAATCTTTAGAAGAGCAATTAAATCGTTCGCCTAAGAATGCTTTGGTAACTTCTCGCTTGAGTCAGTCAGTCCGTTATCAAAGCTTACTCAACGAGATTCAAAAAACAGAACTCTTATTAGCTCAAGAACGTTTACGTTTCACTGATGAAACGCCTAGTGTGCAGAAGCTAAAAGAACAGTTAGGAAGCCAAAAAGAATTATTGCAGCAAGAAGTCAGCAGAACTTTAGGCGTTAAATCTGCTGATGGCTTTAACGCTACCGAACCACTGTTAGAACAGGGACAGTTTGGTCAAATCGACTTGACTCTGGCTGGTCAATTAGTAGATACACAAACGACCATAGTTTCATTAACTGCTCGTGATCAAACTTTGGCACAGAAAGAAAATCAACTACGACTGGAAATTAAGCGTTTTCCGCCCTTATTGGCTTATTACAATCGTATACAACCACAATTGCAATTTAGCCGCGAAAGATTAGAGCAGCTATTACGTGCAGAACAACAACTGCGTCAAGAACTGGCTAAAGGTGGGTTTAATTGGGAAGTTGTCGAAGAACCCCAATTAGGTATGAAATTAGGCCCAAATCTCCAACAGAATTTGATGTTGGGTGCAGTTGTTGGGTTAATGTTGGGAGGCATTGCAGCCTTTATTCGTGAAGCTTCTGATGATTCTGTTCACACCACGGCTGAGTTAGAAAAACAAGCTGCTTTACCTTTGTTGGGGGCTACTCCCAAATTACCACCTGCTAAAACTAGAGATTCAGTTATTAAGTTACCTTTTGGCAAGCCGGAAGTGTTGGGGCCTTGGACAGTTGAGGTTCTCAGGTCTTCCATCCGTTGGGAATCTTTGGATTTGATTTACAAAAATATTGAGTTGTTAAATTCTGTATCTAGCTTAAAATCCTTGATGATTACCTCCCCCATGTTTGATAGAGGTAAGTCAGGTTTGGCTTTGGGTCTGGCGATGAGTGCAGCTAGGTTACATAAACGGGTGTTACTGATTGATGCTAACCTACGCGACCCCAGTTTGCATGAACATCTTAACCTTCCCAATGAGCAGGGGCTATCAACTCTATTAGCCAGCGAAGTTACTCTACCTGAGCAAATTAGTGTACATAACGTTGGTTCAGCTTACATCGATATTTTGACGGCTGGCCCATCTCCTAGTGATTCAGCCAACCTCTTAAGTTCTCCCCGCATGAAACAGTTAATGGCTGCATTTGAAGAGAACTACGATGTAGTCATCATTGATGCGCCACCAGTTATTGGTTTGGTAGATGCGTTGCTTACAGGTTCATCTTGTCGGAGTGTAGTTATGGTGGCGAGTATTGGTAAAGTAACTCGTAACCAAATCGCTCAAGCTACAGCTATGTTGAGTAAGTTGAATTTAATTGGTGTCGTGGCTAACGGCGTATCTACTTCTAATAGCACTTATGTACCTTATGCTAGAGAATACCGTTTTGCCTTAGAACAGGCTGTAGAAAAGTAA